The nucleotide sequence GGTCCAGGCGGAGCCGATCGTCAGTCGTCCCTGAGACCAGCTCGGGCCGGCCCGTCGCCGATCCGCCGGCGAGCCGTTCGAGCAGCTCGGCTGCCCGGGTCTCGCGTCCTGCCCGCGCGATCTCGACCTGCAGCCGACGGGCCACGGCGGCGTACCGGGGGTCGGTGAGGACCGTCGCGACGGCTCGGCGGATCGCGTTCGGCCCCGGGGTCTGGGTGCGCAGGTTCACCCCGGCGCCGGACGCGGCCACCCGGGCGTTGACCTCCATTTTGTCCTCGGTCATGCCCGCGCCGACGATCGGGACGCCGTGCGAGAGCGCGAGCTGCACACCGCCATAGCCGCCGTTGGTGACGAAAACGTCGACCCAGGGCAGCAGCTGGTCGAACGGGATGAACCGCTCGACCCGCGCGTTGGCCGGCAGCGGCCCGAGTTCCGCCGGGTCGCCGCCTCCGGTGACCGCGACGACGAGGACGTTCTCGTCCGCGAGCCCGGCCAGCGCGGGCCGGATCAGCTGATCGGCGTGGGTGGCGACGGTGCCCTGGGTGACGAGGACGACCCGCCGCCCGGACAGCTCGTGCCACCAGGACGGCGGCTCCCACGCGGGGTCCACCGGCGGCCGTGGCGGCCCGACGAAGGCGATCTGGCCGGGTGGATCCGAGACCTGGTATTCGAAGCTGGGTGGACTGAACTGCAGGTAGAGCCGAGTGGCCAGCGGATAGGAGAAAATCGCCCCGCTCGCGGGGGGAAGGCCGAACATCCGCCTGGCCCGGTTGATCTCGTTGGCCACCGGCCGGTACACCACCTGGTTGGTGAAGCCGGCCAGCGTCCTGTTGCGCAGCCGGCCCAGTGGGCCGGTGGCCGGCGCCAGGCCCATACCGAAGGGCGCGAGATCCCTGCTGGGGAAGGGAAGGACGGTGATGCCGAACCCGGCCAGCGGCGGTCCGCCCAGCTCCTGGAGGAGTATCCCGCCGATGAAGGCGGTGTCGGTGACCACCGCGTC is from Parafrankia discariae and encodes:
- a CDS encoding glycosyltransferase yields the protein MARFLFATVPAVGHTVPALPVARALIERGHTVRWYTGGAFAEKIAAVGAGFRPITDPDFDYSFYSLAQLEQHFPGRQKLSGLKKVRFDLVQGLSKPVPNQVRDLTALLREEPADAVVTDTAFIGGILLQELGGPPLAGFGITVLPFPSRDLAPFGMGLAPATGPLGRLRNRTLAGFTNQVVYRPVANEINRARRMFGLPPASGAIFSYPLATRLYLQFSPPSFEYQVSDPPGQIAFVGPPRPPVDPAWEPPSWWHELSGRRVVLVTQGTVATHADQLIRPALAGLADENVLVVAVTGGGDPAELGPLPANARVERFIPFDQLLPWVDVFVTNGGYGGVQLALSHGVPIVGAGMTEDKMEVNARVAASGAGVNLRTQTPGPNAIRRAVATVLTDPRYAAVARRLQVEIARAGRETRAAELLERLAGGSATGRPELVSGTTDDRLRLDQTAR